From one Bombus affinis isolate iyBomAffi1 chromosome 9, iyBomAffi1.2, whole genome shotgun sequence genomic stretch:
- the LOC126920553 gene encoding homeobox protein 2-like, whose translation MFKTKKVQKENHMPHFVGGTVIGMAAGLLAGRLFSNTSIKKNKKFEPVILIDKNMKKYSQDDNIYDVYFNKNHRNIRSKSASRYNEKNLIEKPLSPISLNKFDDKLKNDINNFNSSCKCNENEHKVFHDNKNHIPYNISIENNEYNALTDIFLENTKEETKNNNYYKLENTKQESSHTVHSENNVSVKDENCLKAINVEKEASKTAKIYESMQLTDIFNSLSINFCENNTIYKNLPNITNSGSGSNISSSYTDNASNMATYDTTYSENAEQSNIFNFSSIEDFYEIDIISSTKQDNFNDI comes from the exons atgtttaaaACAAAGAAAGTACAAAAAGAAAATCATATGCCACATTTCGTTGGAGGCACTGTAATTGGAATGGCtg cTGGTCTATTAGCTGGAAGATTATTTTCAAATAcatcaattaaaaaaaataaaaaatttg AACCTGTAATTCTTATcgacaaaaatatgaaaaaatattctcaggatgataatatttatgatgtatattttaataaaaatcatcGTAATATACGTTCTAAAAGTGCTTCTCGATACAATGAGAAAAATCTCATAGAGAAACCACTGTCaccaatttctttaaataagtttgatgataaattaaaaaatgatattaataattttaattcaagTTGCAAATGCAACGAAAATGAACATAAGGTCTTTCATGATAACAAAAATCATATTCCATATAATATAAGTATAGAAAATAATGAATACAATGCACTTACTGATATTTTTCTAGAAAACACTAAGGAAGAAACAAAgaacaataattattataaattagaaaatactAAACAAGAATCTTCACATACTGTCCATTCAGAAAATAATGTAAGTGTTAAAGATGAAAATTGCTTGAAAGCAATAAATGTTGAAAAAGAAGCGTCAAAAACTGCAAAAATTTATGAAAGTATGCAGTTAACAGACATATTTAACAGTTTATCTATTAATTTCTGTGAAAACAATACTATTTATAAGAATCTCCCAAATATAACAAATTCTGGGAGTGGTTCAAATATTTCATCAAGTTACACTGATAATGCCAGTAATATGGCTACATATGATACTACATATTCCGAAAATGCAGAACAAAgtaacatttttaatt
- the LOC126920547 gene encoding uncharacterized protein LOC126920547 → MAYVNVAEWKTEQVCEWLKGLDNSVLPYVHSFTNHGVNGQQLLSLRPEDLEHLGVLKLGHQEIILEAVEYLRNFHYELDRENLQLLALRLSCQAHSLQNELSHQTDSKPVTTQTLSDVASVIMAVKPLVRWLDRPPFSGQLEYNDKKVELMKLALEMATCAQRDRFAEKPIEEIRTICGQLAKLADYIIQDITDPMILQPASLDLATLKKKPGDDLGFYILPSFHGAHQIAEIKFGSAAHQCGKMEEGDEIVQVNYQTVVGWERKNLLELFRESPAEVLLTLKRRPRHTKIYGQIYIKPYRLPSNKKTSYTTRWQHNLPSPRPELLTIPDFTMPLPRPKNPSPEPASILDTVNMLDTMIIDSSDSDSETDPPLSIRLYSTKPRNSVQRRATITGASPTTKHGIDIEQFWKELKQEHSTTSQLRDKAASCAHGLDNVPSNIRPQTCISIEQNKRKKRNDGQTDDKKVQFQDKPMMKHDVPQVGNTISVINEKKDECKTTQNCEELCSNINTISQISQTSVNVTNNNNLSDTSVPLDECNNFIRDKHSNSKSTISSKELSICNSKERGRLDKSYSTPAYDSMDADSIEDRKQKLFHALEPSANNVSNVSSKTDVQLTFASSEDQQKLRDIDDQKQSIQINFDNIIKKNNDTDKYVTQDNKKKQCSESEHLDSFKTSMCKVIDANHKISIENNQSNNECISIDVNKYDKKNVTNNLSVETENISKICNTQNFTNNSSSNHETNEDKLESINSFMQNSGENNSNLNKFEKILQTFNGPNHCGSTEHKKLTEKKANVSVKENIQAQRQVWTNSDLNFTESNVQIYNNITNNITRNIPQIQICRKVQNDNTKAEDLIIQGNTMQSCKCVEVTKTDSGKKLENKPHLIPPDPPPRKYYSKLTMDSSISNTSKMFDDQEKCCTPEKINTRKDLKSLEYYTENHIRSTLDYKDKQDYFDVCNSFTEKLDFIDDMNTLDNELRPSLNLDSTYLEYNDKQIKETKFICDKYEPIVEKSVYTNSTMEYHDTESYSQNTDSPDGSCSSKQFLDHKSKVSEKEKSFEKGVVNKAMMVARSIGLHGSLSKSSNNSPRTNRKRSILFARKRNISVKDIGTGDLEGWLTYRTRGAGGAWAKAWFVLKCSSLYRFKTQNSIKADCLIALTGFTVSRAAEVKSRKYAFKVYHTGTVFYFAADTEDFLALWVDAINKATLGADGHSRNSALFSETDESDSEQKSKTKNVHTSEYKPNFEKSFGSLKKVVRKDSPSYKDHEISGASLDRKYLKFLGARNNVPVPTAQFRSYRRVLPTSTPNKKQDSVPNSPDLQMTIAGSTFYGLCASHSATDMSTSTQDMGDYRRTTDRCLSNRNRRAEDLQGFITLEEFMLLQQEDQRQMTKTRPVSPRMTPLTSDHVHVQHRNFHDNETVNEQSRFVSDGTFNNDVYIRNKNSDEVVNNAASAYGYPRNMDTIHAVRQYSEDFDSERNEYRGESSKHSVHKKSNEFYYANKKKLSDGSNIQQLKPCNSFHCKTITNDQKPSLCHNKSDIVDGSGRQMSLNCEYNTNIYTNQAQSSSNHDISRSYDYYLPKNVNNLSEDMKLAPRRLTRNDGSSGSTNDLTFHTFYETLQRAKKDASISRKGSFNLTSRRDHVSSDKHWLDSLRRGDKKDINCDKTRLKNVAQYHPPPIPTSPFEQEGMTAAFEMHLDKGEQVQKTNRLKNLFGNKCQQKPSTLDLPKETQKTLLGSPRLHRALFKEKCYNQSRLPSRSSSQSPGDSGISQSHSSFSGNSPQTLSQSFSSVSSVSDWSPDTPSPCTPNLISKGITNQPSCQKGHTSIGRNSLTPPTLPYIPPPTSPPPDYPGLEYPPVFEPGTYSLLDASLLRNRNKSNRDTH, encoded by the exons GTTTGGATAATTCTGTTCTTCCCTATGTGCATAGCTTTACTAATCATGGTGTTAATGGACAACAGTTATTAAGTTTGAGACCCGAAGACCTAGAACACCTTGGGGTATTGAAACTTGGTCATCAGGAAATTATTCTTGAAGCAGTAGAATATTTGAGAAATTTCCATTATGAACTTGATCGTGAAAATCTGCAACTATTGGCATTGCGACTGTCTTGTCAAGCGCATAGTTTACAAAATGAGTTGTCTCATCAGACAGATTCAAAGCCTGTTACAACTCAAACATTATCTGATGTAGCATCAGTTATAATGGCTGTAAAACCATTAGTAAGGTGGCTTGATCGACCTCCCTTTAGTGGACAATTAGAATATAATGACAAAAAAGTTGAATTAATGAAGTTAGCTTTGGAAATGGCCACATGTGCACAAAGAGATAGATTTGCAGAAAAACCAATAGAAGAAATTAGAACAATTTGTGGACAATTAGCAAAATTGGCAGATTATATAATACAAGATATTACTGATCCTATGATATTACAACCTGCTAGTTTAGATTTAGCAACATTAAAAAAGAAGCCAGGAGATGATTTA ggattttatattttaccatCTTTTCATGGAGCTCATCAAATTGCGGAGATTAAATTTGGATCAGCTGCACATCAGTGTGGTAAAATGGAAGAAGGAGATGAGATTGTACaa GTAAATTATCAGACTGTAGTCGGTTGGGAACGAAAAAATCTTTTAGAATTATTTCGCGAAAGCCCAGCAGAAGTATTATTAACTTTGAAACGTAGACCAAGACATACAAAAATATATGGTCAAATTTACATAAAACCATATCGACTTCCAAGCAATAAAAAAACATCTTACACAACACGGTGGCAACACAATCTTCCTTCCCCAAGGCCAGAATTATTAACTATACCAGATTTTACAATGCCATTAccaag GCCAAAGAATCCCAGTCCAGAACCTGCAAGCATTCTAGATACTGTTAATATGCTAGACACAATGATTATAGATAGTAGCGATTCGGATAGTGAAACAGATCCACCTTTATCTATTCGATTATATTCTACAAAACCAAGAAATTCAGTTCAAAGACGAGCTACTATAACTGGTGCTAGTCCAACTACCAAGCATGGAATTGATATAGAACAATTTTGGAAAGAATTGAAACAGGAACATAGTACAACTTCTCAATTGCGGGACAAAGCAGCATCTTGCGCTCATGGTTTAGATAATGTACCATCAAATATACGACCACAAACATGTATATCTATAGaacaaaacaaaagaaaaaaaagaaatgatggACAAACTGATGATAAGAAAGTACAGTTTCAAGATAAACCTATGATGAAACATGATGTTCCTCAAGTAGGTAATACAATCAGTGTAATAAACGAGAAAAAAGATGAATGTAAAACTACCCAAAATTGTGAGGAATTGTGCAgtaatataaatacaattagCCAAATTTCTCAAACATCTGTTAATGTTACCAATAACAATAACTTGAGTGATACGAGTGTGCCTTTAGATGAATGCAACAATTTTATTAGGGATAAACATAGTAATAGTAAGAGTACGATAAGCAGTAAGGAACTTAGTATATGTAACAGTAAAGAGCGAGGAAGATTAGATAAAAGTTACAGTACGCCAGCGTACGATTCAATGGACGCTGACAGTATAGAAGACAGAAAGCAAAAGTTGTTTCATGCGTTAGAACCGTCTGCAAATAATGTAAGCAATGTATCCAGTAAGACTGATGTTCAATTGACTTTTGCGAGTTCCGAAGATCAACAAAAATTAAGAGATATTGATGATCAAAAACAAAGTATTCAAATAAATtttgataatattattaaaaaaaataatgataCTGATAAATATGTTACacaagataacaaaaaaaaacaaTGTTCTGAATCTGAACATTTAGATTCATTTAAAACTTCTATGTGTAAGGTAATTGATGCAAACCACAAAATCAGTATAGAAAATAACCAAAGCAATAATGAATGTATTAGTATTGATGTAAATAAATACGACAAAAAGAACGTAACAAACAATTTAAGTGTAGAAACggaaaatatatcaaaaatatgtaatactcaaaattttacaaataattcAAGCTCTAACCATGAAACTAATGAAGATAAATTAGAATCAATAAATAGTTTTATGCAAAACAGTGGAGAAAATAATTCAAACCTAAATAAATTTGAGAAGATTCTTCAAACATTTAATGGACCAAACCACTGTGGTTCAACAgaacataaaaaattaacagaaaaaaaagctaatgtaTCAGTAAAAGAAAATATCCAAGCTCAAAGACAAGTATGGACAAATAGTGATCTGAATTTTACTGAAAGTAATGTacagatatataataatattactaaTAATATTACTCGAAACATTCCTCAAATTCAAATTTGTCGAAAGGTACAGAATGATAATACAAAAGCCGAAGATTTAATTATTCAAGGAAATACAATGCAATCTTGCAAATGTGTAGAAGTAACAAAAACTGACTCTGGCAAGAAGTTAGAAAATAAACCTCATCTAATACCTCCAGATCCGCCTCCACGTAAATATTATTCAAAGTTAACAATGGATTCATCTATAAGTAATACTTCAAAGATGTTTGATGACCAAGAAAAGTGTTGTACGCCAGAAAAAATTAATACTAGAAAAGATTTAAAGAGTTTGGAATATTATACGGAAAATCATATCAGAAGTACCTTGGATTATAAAGATAAGCAGGATTATTTTGATGTTTGTAATAGTTTTACAGAAAAATTAGATTTTATTGATGATATGAATACTCTAGATAACGAACTTAGACCTAGTTTAAACTTGGATTCTACATATTTAGAATACAATGATAAGCAAATAAAGGAAACTAAGTTTATCTGTGATAAGTATGAACCTATTGTTGAGAAGTCTGTATACACTAATTCAACAATGGAATACCATGATACTGAATCTTATTCTCAAAATACGGATTCTCCGGATGGTTCATGCTCTTCAAAGCAATTTCTAGATCATAAATCTAAAGTGTCTGAAAAGGAAAAAAGTTTTGAGAAAGGTGTAGTTAATAAAGCTATGATGGTGGCTAGAAGTATTGGATTGCATGGAAGTTTAAGCAAATCTTCCAACAATAGTCCCAGAACTAATAGAAAACGAAGTATATTATTTGCAA GGAAGCGGAATATCTCTGTTAAAGATATAGGCACAGGTGATTTAGAAGGATGGTTAACATACCGCACAAGAGGTGCAGGTGGTGCTTGGGCGAAAGCTTGGTTTGTTTTAAAGTGCTCTTCTCTGTACAG gttTAAAACTCAAAATAGTATAAAAGCCGACTGTCTCATAGCTTTAACAGGATTTACCGTATCACGAGCTGCCGAAGTAAAATCAAGAAAGTATGCGTTCAAGGTTTATCACACAGGAACGGTATTTTATTTTGCTGCAGACACTGAAGATTTTCTTGCCTTATGGGTAGATGCAATTAACAAGGCAACCTTAGGTGCGGATGGCCACAGTAGGAATAGTGCGCTTTTCAGCGAAACTGACGAGAGCGATAGCGAACAAAAAAGTAAAACTAAAAATGTTCATACTTCGGAATATAAACCGAACTTTGAAAAATCGTTCGGATCATTAAAAAAAGTTGTTCGTAAAGATTCTCCCTCGTATAAGGATCATGAAATTAGTGGTGCTAGTTTAGATAGAAAATATCTAAAATTCCTTGGTGCAAGAAACAATGTACCTGTTCCAACTGCACAGTTTAGAAGTTACAGAAGAGTTCTTCCTACATCTACGCCTAATAA GAAACAAGATTCTGTTCCAAATTCGCCAGATTTGCAAATGACGATTGCAGGAAGTACATTTTATGGATTATGTGCATCTCATAGTGCTACTGATATGTCAACTAGCACTCAAGATATGGGTGATTACAGGCGTACCACAGACAG GTGTCTCAGTAACAGAAATAGAAGAGCAGAAGATTTACAAGGTTTTATTACATTAGAAGAATTCATGTTGTTGCAACAAGAAGATCAAAGACAAATGACAAAAACTAGGCCTGTATCACCACGGATGACTCCTTTAACTAGCGATCACGTTCATGTCCAACATAGGAACTTTCATGATAATGAGACTGTTAATGAACAATCCAGATTTGTCAGTGATGGAACTTTCAATAATGATGTTtatattcgaaataaaaatagtGATGAAGTAGTAAATAACGCTGCTTCTGCATATGGTTATCCTCGGAATATGGATACCATTCACGCAGTGCGACAATATAGCGAAGATTTTGATTCAGAAAGAAATGAATATAGAGGAGAATCATCAAAACATTCGGTTCATAAAAAGTCGAACGAATTTTATTAcgctaataaaaaaaaattatcagaTGGCTCAAATATTCAACAGTTGAAGCCATGCAATTCATTTCACTGTAAAACTATCACAAATGATCAAAAACCTTCTTTGTGTCATAATAAATCAGATATTGTTGATGGTTCTGGGAGGCAAATGAGCTTGAATTGTGAATATAATactaatatttatacaaatcaaGCACAATCTTCAAGTAATCATGACATTTCTAGATCATATGATTATTATTTGCCTAAAAATGTCAATAATTTATCAGAGGACATGAAACTGGCACCAAGACGACTTACTCGAAATGATG gTTCCTCAGGATCTACCAACGACCTTACGTTTCATACTTTCTATGAAACTTTACAACGTGCAAAGAAAGATGCATCCATTAGTCGCAAAGGAAGTTTCAATCTAACAAGTCGTCGTGATCATGTTTCTTCAGACAAGCATTGGTTGGACTCTTTGCGACGAGGTGATAAAAAAGATATCAATTGTGATAAAACTCGTTTGAAAAACGTAGCACAGTACCACCCACCACCTATACCAACTTCTCCATTCGAACAGGAAGGTATGACTGCTGCATTTGAGATGCATTTAGATAAAGGTGAACAAGTTCAAAAGACAAATCGATTGAAAAATTTGTTTGGCAATAAATGTCAGCAGAAACCTTCTACACTTGATTTACCTAAGGAAACACAAAAAACTTTATTGG ggTCACCGAGATTACACAGAGcgttatttaaagaaaaatgttaTAATCAGTCACGATTACCAAGTCGATCGAGCAGTCAGAGTCCTGGCGATAGTGGAATCAGTCAATCTCATAGTTCCTTCAGTGGAAATAGTCCTCAAACTCTCAGTCAGAGTTTTAGTTCAGTCAGTTCTGTTAGTGATTGGAGTCCAGATACACCATCACCGTGTACTCCAAATTTAATATCGAAG GGTATTACAAATCAGCCCTCCTGTCAGAAAGGTCACACAAGCATAGGTAGAAACTCATTGACACCACCGACTTTGCCTTACATACCACCACCTACATCACCACCACCTGATTATCCTGGTCTTGAATATCCGCCAGTATTTGAACCTGGTACTTATTCTCTCTTGGATGCTTCGTTACTACGTAATCGTAATAAAAGCAATCGAGATACTCATTAA